The Lathyrus oleraceus cultivar Zhongwan6 chromosome 5, CAAS_Psat_ZW6_1.0, whole genome shotgun sequence genome includes the window caagtttctcttgagaatattattggtttgagagtagtcgtttaagccggtaatatccaaaagatagaattatgactctgggaaattttttagaaccttgttgtacaggtgattatacccttagtacataccatgtgggttggttcttaccattggctccatgctcgtgactccgaACCTTTGGACCTTGCTTGTGTGCTTTGTGTAATCTTGTTAGTGGTTGTCGCATCATGCACTCATTGAATTCATGAGCATTTTTCTCAGTTTTTAAGGAACTTATAGATTCTCTTTACAAACATCGCAAATATTTTGACCATGGATATTAGAAGAAGGAATACTCAGAAATACAGTTTCAAATGTCTTGATCTTAAGGAATTGAGAAAGTTAACATCTTTTGTCGATGATCCTAAGGATTTCAGAGACTGTTTTGGAAAACTTTTGTCTGTCCTATCTACTAATGTTGTAGATGGTCTTCTTTGTACTCTGGATCAGTTCTACGATCCCGTCTACAGGTGTTTCATTTTCCCTGATTATTAGTTGTTACCTACCATGGAAGAGTATGCTTATCTTTTCGGTATACCGAATTCTGATAGGGTTCCTTTTTATGGTTTGGAATGGATTTTGGAGTCTCATGTTATTGCTGAAGCTATTCACCTGAACAAATATGACGTAAATTCTAATCTCACTGTCAAAGGAGGTATCAGAGGGTTGACATCAAAATTTCTGATTGAGAGAGCCTCTTCTTTTGCTATTGTTGATAGCATGGTGGCCTTTGAAGTTATTCTtgccttactcatctatggtttggtcttgtttcccAATATTGACAATTTTGGTGATGttaatgctattaggatctttttgGTTGGGAATCTTGTTCCAACTTTGCTTGATGACACCTATTTAtccattcatcataggacttcTAAGGTAAATGAAACTATTGTGTGTTATACACCATTgatgtacaagtggtttatttcacatTTTCCTCAGTCTCATATCTTCAAAGAAAACAAGGGTTGTTTAAGGTGGTgtcaaagacttatgtctctcaccaatgatgacatcACTTGGTATTCTTTTATTTACGATAATGTCAAGATTATTTATAGTTGTGGGaagttctctaatgtgcctcttcctggtacacaaggaggaatcaaaTACAATTCGGCTTTGGCaagacgtcaacttgggttcgctATGAAGGACAAAactaataacactttgttagaagatttatttttccaagaagggAAAGACGCTCAAGGATTGAACGCTAGGATGGTCCATGCTTGGCACAATATTCATATGAAACAAAAAagtgagcttggattgaagaattgtgtagctttggagccttacactagttgTGTGAAGAGGAGAGCAAAAGAATTCAAGATGCCTTATGCTTATGAGAGGCCTATGTCTTTAGTAGTGGCCAAACCATCCATTATTCATATTAAAGGAATAAAGGAGTTGTAAGAAGATTTAGataggatgaagcaagagaaggatgcTTGGGAAGACAAGTTTCACGCTTCAAACCTCGAGAAGATAGAATTGCAGAAGCAGTTGAAGGAAAATGATGACTTGATAGAGTTGCTTGAGCAACGTGCTATGAAGAGGTAAAGGaaccaagaggatttattttACTCTAACATTTCAGCATCTACTCATCTACCTATTTCAGGTGTTTGGAAAGGCATTGTAGACCAGCTTGTGATGGAGAAGGATGCCATGAAGAGCAACTATAAAAGAGAGATAAAAAGATTTCACAAGAAGTATCAACTAGGAATTGGGTCATCATCAGATATGATTTCATAGACCTAACTTCTTTCCTCTTACATTTTAGGATTGTTGAGATTGTATTTCAGATTATAATCCTTCCCATTATTAATGAAATGATATTTTTTAGTATTTCAAAATGTGTTATTTCCTTTATGATGCTTGTAGTTTGCTTTATATCTtgaagttccttgaaaactttaGCATTTGCATTTGTATATAAAGCATCATGTTGCATCTCGGTCTTGCTTTGTGTGAGTTTTATAGGTGTattatttcttctttttcttggtcttcattcaaacaagttatctcaccaatacaacactcgtgctaatcaatAGAAGAAGATGGATCATTTAAAGCAGGAGAATCGTGAACTCCTCGAGGAAGTGACTACTTTGAGGGATAATATGGAAAGGCTCTATACTATGATGGAAACTTTGGTGGCTTCTCAGAATCAACCTCCTCCTCCTCGGACTCTGCTTCAGAGGACTGTGATTTCTGAAATCACTTATACGCTTGTTTCTGTGGGTTCAATCAGTGCTCCGTTGCACCAAATTCCCCCTGGtttcccttggggtatgcctcctaACTTTGTTATAGAAGGATATCAACCTGCTGTTGAAGTTCCCATTGCTCAACCTGTTATGTTTGTACCACCTCTTGTGGTCCATGCTACTACTTATATGGAAGAACCTATTTTCTATGCTGATCAGAGTGAAAATATTAGGAACCTATTAAAGGATGGATGAATTTCAAGACCAACTTCAAGCAATATAAAAGGAGATTAATTCTATGAGGGGAAAAGAATTGTTCGGAAAGAATGCTCATGATCTTTGCTTAGTTCCTCATATAAAGATCCATCATAAGTTCAAAGTGCCAGattttgagaaatataagggcaactcttgtcctttgagtcacttggtgatgtatgctcgcaagatgtcaacttAAACTGCTAATtatcaactgttgattcattaaTTTCAAGATATTTTGACTGATGCTGCTTTGAAGTGGTACATGGGACTTAATAGCACCAAGATCCTTACTTTCAACGATCTAGGAGAAGCTTTTGTTCGTCAATACAAGTATAATGGTGGCATGGCTCCGGACCGAGATAAACTCTGTTctatgtcccaaaaggataaggaaactttcaaagagtatgcacaaagatGGTGCGAGATTGTCGTGCAAGTCAGTCCTTCGTTCAAAGAGAAACAGATGACAAAGCTtttcttgaagactttgagtaTGTTTTACTGTGACAGAATAATTGTAAGTGCTCCCAGTGATTTTACcaagatggtaaacatggggatgagactagaagaGGGCGTCCGTGAGGGAAGATTGGTGAAAGAGAGTGATTCATCTGGAAGGTCCAAGAAATATGGGAATGGTTTGTCCAAAAAGAAAGAACATGATGCTAATGTTATTTCGCAAGAAAATCATAGGAGGTCTCCGAGAAGCAATCAACGTCATCATCATGTGACATCAGTTACCCCGACTATTAGTCCTACCCTAGTTGTTCAAGTAGTACCAAATTATCAACCATGTTTTTAACAACGTACCCATCAACAGAATCATCAACATAATAGTGTCCAAAGACAAGCACAATTTGATCTAATTCCGATGTCCTATGCGGAATTATATCCTGCTTTGATACAAAAGAATTTGGTACAGGCTAGGACTCCACTGGCTACTCGAAAGGAACTTTCATGGTGGTGTAAATCTGATAATCATTGTGCATTTTATCAAGGTGCACCCGGTCATGACATTGAAAATTGTCTTACTTTGAAAGCTAAGGTGAAAAGACTAGTGCAAAGCGGTATTTTGTCTTTTGAAGACTCTGGTCCTAATGTGCAATCTAATATGTTTCCTAAACATGGTGGTGCAACTGTGAATAAGATTGAGGGATGTCCCGGAAATTATCGTGTCTTTGATGTCAATCTGATTAGAAGATCCTTGGTCGAGATGCATGCAACTTTGTGTGAGCTGAGTGATTACGAGCACTGTCATGTTTCTTACCATATCTGTTCAAGAAACCCTAAAGGGTATGATGTGGTAAAGATAGATTTACAAGAGATGTTGGATAAAAATCTTATTCAGATTACCAGAGATAGGGATGAAGATGAGCATaatgtgaatgtcatagttcccCATTTCAATATCCCCGAACCAGTTGTGATTTCCTACAATAATCCAAAATATACCATTTCTCCTTTGGTTATTCGTCTGGCGGGTCCTACACCTTATGAATCTGACAGAGTTGTTCCTTACAAATACAATGCTACAATGTTGGAAGATGGAAACGAAGTCCTCATCCCTTCCCtttcttctgttgtgaatattgctgatgtaagcGGTGTAACCCGAAGTGGTCGAGTATTTGCTTAAGTTCCCCCTAAAAGAATTAAAGATACTTTGGTGGGTAGGAAAGCTCGGGTGGAAACTCCTGTTGTGTAGTTTGGCTAGTCCAACAATGTAAACCAGAAATCAAATCATGATGAAGTACttgtagcgataaattcatgaccattaagctatggataaacttaacgtcaataaaaccagagtcgccaccacaattttattgtttccaaaggaaaaggtgtaacaccccaaaatttgccctcctcattcatgcattcatttagcatttcatattgcatttcatcatgtcaatcagaattagatccaagaaactttatttaaaaaaaaagaaaaaaaagaaaaaaaaagaaaagaaaaaagaaaaataaataaataaataaataaaaataataataaaaaataaataaaatataatagaaaaaagttggacttggacctctctcaaaaacccactaagctaccaatattagcctataaatactagagttattgaaacaaaacaggaaaaagaaggaagggaagcaaaatactttgaggtttcctttgaacaaaaccctggacaaaacctgaagagaaaccta containing:
- the LOC127081506 gene encoding uncharacterized protein LOC127081506, which codes for MEEYAYLFGIPNSDRVPFYGLEWILESHVIAEAIHLNKYDVNSNLTVKGGIRGLTSKFLIERASSFAIVDSMVAFEVILALLIYGLVLFPNIDNFGDVNAIRIFLVGNLVPTLLDDTYLSIHHRTSKVNETIVCYTPLMYKWFISHFPQSHIFKENKGCLRWCQRLMSLTNDDITWYSFIYDNVKIIYSCGKFSNVPLPGTQGGIKYNSALARRQLGFAMKDKTNNTLLEDLFFQEGKDAQGLNARMVHAWHNIHMKQKSELGLKNCVALEPYTSCVKRRAKEFKMPYAYERPMSLVVAKPSIIHIKGIKEL